From a region of the Eretmochelys imbricata isolate rEreImb1 chromosome 6, rEreImb1.hap1, whole genome shotgun sequence genome:
- the LIN7C gene encoding protein lin-7 homolog C, with the protein MAALGESVRLERDICRAIELLEKLQRSGEVPPQKLQALQRVLQSEFCNAVREVYEHVYETVDISSSPEVRANATAKATVAAFAASEGHSHPRVVELPKTEEGLGFNIMGGKEQNSPIYISRIIPGGIADRHGGLKRGDQLLSVNGVSVEGEHHEKAVELLKAAQGKVKLVVRYTPKVLEEMESRFEKMRSAKRRQQN; encoded by the exons ATGGCGGCGCTGGGGGAGTCTGTGCGGCTGGAGCGAG ACATCTGCAGAGCTATTGAGTTGCTGGAAAAATTGCAGAGGAGTGGAGAAGTACCACCACAAAAACTGCAGGCTTTGCAAAGGGTCCTTCAAAGTGAGTTCTGTAATGCTGTGAGGGAG GTATATGAGCACGTGTATGAAACCGTGGACATCAGCAGTAGCCCAGAAGTCAGAGCTAATGCTACAGCAAAG GCCACAGTTGCTGCATTTGCTGCCAGTGAGGGTCATTCACATCCCAGAGTTGTTGAACTGCCAAAAACAGAAGAAGGTCTTGGATTCAACATTATGGGAGGCAAAGAGCAAAACTCTCCAATCTATATCTCTCGAATTATACCAGGCGGTATAGCTGATAGACATGGGGGACTGAAACGTGGAGACCAGCTTCTTTCTGTAAACGGAGTG AGCGTTGAAGGAGAACACCATGAAAAAGCAGTAGAACTGCTGAAAGCAGCTCAAGGAAAGGTTAAGTTAGTTGTACGTTACACACCAAAGGTCCTGGAAGAGATGGAGTCACGATTTGAAAAAATGAGATCAGCAAAACGCAGGCAACAGAACTAA